tTGCATTCTTTGtgtctctttgttttgctttgtgGCTTGTTTAATTCAATGGCCTGTTCTTGATATTAATCACTGGGAGAGAGCTCtggcttttctttctttttctgggTTTGTTTTACTTTGTAATGTTCAAGTGCAGAACTTTGTCTTTTGTATTGAAACGTTATATTCTGGGAAAATTTGATTATGTGTGGTGAAATTTAGTTTACAGTTAATAGGGAATATTGATTTATATGCTTGTGTTGCATGCTGCAAAAGCAAAAGAGTGTATTTTCTACTTTGCTATTTGTGGATAGGAATTGTTTTTTCTATATGCAGAAAGTGTACAtcttatttagttattttttgttgatttatttgcAGGGATAATGCCTGGTTTAGCAATGGATGCATTAAATGGAGAAAGTGGTGGAGTAAGTGGAGTAGAAGAATCTAATGGAAGCTACAGGGTGTACAAGGACGGCTATTTGCAGCCACGGTCTCCAAGAAGTCCGTTGAGTCCACAGAGTCCCCGTAGCGATTCCATTGATTTGGCCATCGATGGAATATTTGAGACGTCTATTGAGCAGCTATATCACAATGTCTGTGAGATGCAAAGCTCCGATCTATCTCCATCAAGCGCTAgttatggttcatatggtgagGAGTCGAGGATTGATTCAGAGTTGCGGCATCTTGTTGGGGATATAATTGggaaagaagagatgatgaaagaGATGGCGGTGGAGGTGGAAAATAAGGAAGAGAGTGATGGTGGCTGCAGCGAATTTACTCCCAAGAAAGTAAATGGCCCTACTGATAAAAGGATTGCAAAGGGTAAAAAGCAATCTGCAAATCGTAAGCAAAAATCTTCCAAAGAGAGACCTTCAACTGATAAAAGGAATGAGAGGAATATAAGGAAACCAACTAATGCTTTCTCTATGAAGAAGCAAAGGCAGAATTTGCTGGAGGATCTTGAGGCAACATTAGATAATCCTGATCTTGGACCGTTTCTACTGAAACAAACGAGAGATATGATTTATACAGGTGAAAATCTCCAGAAAGCTCTTGAATCGGTGACTCGAGCAATGAAGTCATTTGAGGTATGTGCAAATGAGAAACCCAATTTAGAGCAAGTAATGTGTTTGCATGTTATGTCAGCAATATACTGCAGCTTAGGCCAATACAATGAGGCAATTCCTATTCTTGAGCGTTCAATTGAAATTCCAGTTATGGAGGATGGCCTAGATCATGCATTGGCTAAATTTGCTGGGTGTATGCAGTTGGGTGATACTTATGCAATGTTAGGTCAGATGGAGAATTCCATACTGTGTTATACAGCAGGTTTGGAGATACAAAGGCAAGTCTTGGGAGAGACTGACCATCGAGTTGGTGAGACATGTCGGTATGTGGCTGAGGCTCATATTCAAGCATTGCAATTTGATGAGGCAGAGAAGCTTTGTCAGATGGCTCTTGACATCCACAGGGAGAATGGTTCTCCTGCTTCTATTGAAGAAGCTGCAGATAGGAGACTCATGGGACTCATCTGTGACTCAAAAGGGGATTATGAGGCTGCTCTTGAGCATTATGTCTTAGCAAGCATGGCTATGGCAGCCAATAACCATGAAATCGATGTGGCTTCAATTGATTGCAGCATTGGAGATGCTTACTTATCTTTAGCTCGATTCGATGAAGCAATTTTTTCTTATCAGAAAGCACTCACTGTGTTTAAGTCAGCTAAAGGAGAAAATCATCCTGCTGTTGCTTTAGTTTTCGTGCGATTAGCTGACTTGTACTACAAGATAGGAAAATTAAGGGACTCAAAGTCTTACTGTAAAAATGCACTCAAAATTTATGGCAGGCCTAATCCTGGAACCCCCTCTGAAGAGATTGCCAGCGGCTTAATTGATATTGCAGCTATTTATCAATCTTTGAATGAATTGGATCGGGCACTCAAGTTACTCAAAAAGGCCTTAAAAATTTTCAGTAATACCCCAGGTCAACAGAGTACTATTGCGGGAATTGAAGCTCAGATGGGAGTTATGTATTATATGATGGGGAATTATTCTGATTCCTACAACATCCTGAAAAGTGCCATCTCTAAGTTTCGAGCTAGCGGCGAGAAAAAGTCTGCTTTGTTTGGTATTGCATTGAACCAAATGGGTCTTGCTTGTGTGCAGAGGTATTCAATAAATGAGGCAGCTGATTTTTTTGAAGAAGCAAGGAGTATTTTGGAGAAGGAATATGGGCCATATCACCATGACACATTAGGGGTCTATAGCAATCTGGCTGGCACATATGATGCAATGGGAAGGTACTTTCTCTGGCCAAGTTATTcctgttatatattatttattattctttgCATTTTGTGATATCTCTTGTTAATTTTTCTAATGTATGATCTCACACAGGCTAGGTGATGCTATTGAAATTTTGGAATATGTTGTTGGGATGAGAGAAGAGAAGCTTGGAACAGCAAATCCAGATGTGGAAGATGAAAAGCGAAGATTAGCCGTGTTGTTGAAAGATGCAGGGAGGGTTCGGAACAGAAAATCGAGGTCACTTGTCACCCTTCTTGATGACACCAGCTCTGAAATTGCAAAAGATGATGAAATTGAAGTATCATAATTGCTGAGAATGTATACAAGAAACTGCTTTTGTAAACCGTCTTCTAGGTAGAGGATTAGGTTGTTGGTTTGCCCATCTCTGTTGGcagatttggaaaaataaagaaCAGCAGGTCCTGAAAGAGAGTTGCATTTATACTCACATTTGTTGAAATTCCCTTGTCAAATTCTTCTTTGTATTTCTTGAACTGTAATTAATAAACGGTGGGATTTCATTTTCTCTATTGGCATACCTACCTAATTGTCTTTGTCAGAATATTTTAACCATTTCTACATAAACTTGAGTAAAATTCTCAGCCTTGATTTCCTCTGCATACGCACCTACCACTGATTTTGAACAAAACTTGTGCCATGTAATGGCAGTAGTTGAGTAGTAATTTCCTCTGTACATTGAACTTGAAGCACCAAGtcattatcataattttaaacttggccaaaagactatttcccacctaagtgccaccctctaattttcaaaaacccaaatacccacccataagtcaatttctgttaaaaattctAGTCAAGATCAGgagtaaaaccgttatttaataaaaatatttaaaaaacttaaaatttatcacattttcgaccaaatattaaaaactaacaatttccctctcacccaaagtttgaaaactaacctTTTCACCCCTAGCGTTTATATTTATCCTCCTCTGGCGACTTCTTCGCTCCAACTGTTGGTTGACTTCCCACCATCTTCAAGGCCAACCGATCTTCTCTCTTCGTTGGTTGTTTTCGTCAGACAAAGACGAATCATCTTTGTCCGACGAAGAGTCAATCTTTGTCTCTTTGGCTGAACGaagataatttatcttctttTGGTGTCAGAAGAGTCATTAGAAGATCTTTATTTCTATGTTATGAATCTAGATGAAAATCGTCTCGACAACAATTAAGGGTGGGGAATGCAACAACCAACACCAGAGATGGTGACTGGTGGTGAAGAAAAACCTagaaatatgactttttaaacttgaaaaaattgttgaaaggcgtgaatttgtgagtttttaaaacctagggaaagaaattaatatattatatatatttttaataatatttttaaaataaaaattttactttaaccctaactgaaattattaaaaaaatttagtttaccaatgagtgtttaagtttttaaacgTTAGAGAGTGACATTTGAAATTTCACTTTATCTTGAGTGGgagcaagtcttttggcctttaaactTTTATCAGATAAGTTCACTTTCAAGTGGTACCCTTGTCCCACCACCGACTATTCATGTGTAGTAGAATAAATGATCAAAACATAGTTAGCAATTGATGTTCTACCTCGATTCTTCGCGTCGCTAACCAGTTCATATTTTACTGAATAAACATTAACATAGGTCCATGCTGCTTGCAGATGTTGCAGCCTCAGCTGGGATATCTTGTTCTTAAGCTGAATGGATGAACCTCCAGTTGCGAAATTTGCACCACGCCTGAAACTTGTCCCAATTGAGTCAAGATATGCTCTCAGTTATGGCAACTTCAAAGTTTCAGCTGCTTGAGAGTCAAAAGATATTTGAAACGTACATTATTTATTACAGACAATTTAATAAGTTCACCAGACTTGAATTGATTGAGATACAACGACATGACTGTCTTTAAGAGTCATTCTACTATAAAATTAACTTGTAGGAATTAATCTATTGCACTAATGATCACATATTCGTAGGATGAAGACAAACTTGGTCGATTGAGATCGATGGATCAGAAAAAGAGCCCATCAGAATGTGATTAGCAACCCAGAGATTGGCTGCCTGTGAATAGTGTATGCCATCCCAACTGATGTGTCTTGATGGATGATGACATGGGTTGCCATAAACTGTTCCGTTCACTATGGCTTCATTCCCACAATTAATATGGTATCTGTAGTAACTCCCACAACAGAAATTCATTGGCTCAACAAAACCTGACACCAccattaattgattaaatctgTTCTGTAAATCATTATTTGTAACAACCCATTGATACAAGACCATATTCCAGAAAGATTAAGTATTAGGTTGTTCTAACTTCAGAAAGCTTTAGGTAAGTGATACCATAATCAAGGTTCTAATGAAAAACTCTCATATTGGTAGTAATTGAAGTTACCTTGATTCTTGGCATTGCTTATGAGTGCGTATTTTACTGAATATACATCGACGTGTGTAATTGCGGCATGAGGAAGTTGTTGCCTCAGCTGGGATATCTTGTTCTTAAGTTGCCTGTTGAACTCTTGAGCTATCTCATTTTGAGGCTTGACACACCCACTTTGATCCAGATTAGCAGGCTTCAATTTGTCATATATAACACTATATGGCAAGCACCCAATTGGTCCAGTGTTATGTATCCAAAAGAACCTTGCCCCTTCCTTGTATAATTGCTGAAGATTAAATGAACAATAAGCATTAGCAATATCATTACATATAGCCACCATAGTATATCAAACCCAGAAGGCAGAATTGCCTACATGTACTGCTTGAGAGAACTGGTTTAAAATATCAGGAATAGAAGCTCGAACATTTTCCTCATCCGTATGTTGAAAACCATAGGCAAGATCATTCTGTCCAATATCAATTGTATATAATGCCTTGGAGAAGTCGCTGGGTCTTGGAAGAATGCCCTTCAGTGGCGAGGCTGTTcctggtgtgaaattttgccaAAAAAGTTATCAGAGCTCATAAGCAAACACTTACAACTGATAAAAAATCTCCAAGCATAGAGAACATGCGGGTGACAGAAGAAAAACTACATTGTAAACAGAAGAAGTTAAGCATAAATTACTAACTGTTGGAGCTCAGTTTATTATAGAGAGCCACAGTGCGGGACTTGAATTGTATGAATTGAGTGATTTGAATGGCAAGATGAAAAGGGCTGTAACCACCAGGTCGAATAGATGAACCTCCGGTTGCAAAATTTGCACCGTGCCTGAAATTTGTCCCAATCGAGTCCAGGTATGCGCTCAGGTAAGGCAACTTCAAATTCTCAGCTGCATTATACGTCaatcttaaaaaaaacaatgccattaaagaagaaataaaattatcacaaaTTAGCATATGCTTTTACCAATAAAATCTATGATAAGACGACCGTCACAAAATCTTCCAGCAGGATGTCCAAAGAAAGTTTCACCATATGGGGGATTAACCGGGGACATTGATGCGGAAATTCCTCCAGTGTCCGAATTTGAGTCCCCGAAGTTATATATGGCTGGAAACTGGCATCTCTTTGAACTGGCGCCACCCAGTAAAgccaaaaccaaaattataagcATGAAAATCAGTTTGATGGAGTTCATGATTGCCTAAGCTAAACACTTGAAAGCACAATCAAGGAACACTCCTTATAGTGAAATAGAAATTTATTGTGATTTGATAGAGGAGAGTTAAAGACAATGAAATAGATGCTTGGCCTGTCTTGttccctttatttttttagtcaGAGAAAGAAGGAGGCACTTTTTTGTATCATGATCTTGTATGGACTAGACTAATAACAATGTCCACCGACAAGCAAAATTTTGGATGGTGTCCATATAAAGCAAAAGTAACATGGTCCCTCCTTTTTTAAAGAGACAAATCATAGCTTATATAATGGAACCATGCACAGGAGTACCAAAAAGAATCAATAATGGAGCTAATCCGAGTTGATTTAAATCACAATACACATTAGCAAATTTTGTCACCAGATTTACATAAATATCAAAgacaacaacaaattttaaacacAAGATTTAAGGATggcaaaattgttttattttgatccaacacaatttctttttctttttctttcaaatcaaTGAATCAAAAACGATCTATATCAtagaaaattagattaaaactgaaacattgtttcaaataaaataacctAATGTAGTTTCTCCAAAGCGGCAAGGAAAACTTCAGTTCTTGCCTTGTACTGCAgatttcttcattaaaaaaaatggagtGCTGGGTGAAGAATAACTTTCAGCAGGTTGTATTTAGAAACAGATTGTGCAGTTGCTAACAAACAGGCAGCTTGCGTAGTTGTCTTGAACTCCATGTGCTATTTACAGGTGAAGGGAAGATAATGGTTGGGAGTCTCTTACTTTCTTCAACATGCGGAAAATCAGTGGTGTAGTGAAGTCCACGACTTTCTTGCCTAGCGAGGGCGCTGCTCACTACCAGCTTTGCACAGCAAAAGAAGTTCCTCATTTCACAAGCCTCAAGCCCAACCATTGTTTGCTTCCACCCTTGTTCAAACAAGTATGACTCCCATTTTGCCTCCAAATGAGCTATTTTTTTCTCTGCACTGTTTAGCCTTGCTGTAGACCGAACAATTCCCACATGCTTCCACATGATTGACTGCAGTTCTTCTCTCACTTCCCTCGTTTTCCTCAAAATATTGTGCATTATATTACTCCCAAGTGACTTTGGCACAATTGGACAGGTCCAATAACTCAAAGAAATAAGATCAAGGCTAGAGCTCTTCATGTGATCAATAGAAGGCTGGACAGTCCTTCGTGCAAAAACTAATGCCTCTAGCAAAGAATTGCTAGCGTGCTGGTTTGCTCCATGCAAACCTGTGCATGCAAGCTCACCTGCCACATACAGGAAGCCCAGCTTGGACTCCCCCACACATGTAATGTGCAGCAGGAATCACTAGGATTGGATGGCAGGTTATGTCTGGACCATACTTGAGGCATTCAGCGGCTATGTTGGGAAAATGTGAGAGGATCTTCTCTCCAGGCTTGTGACTTATATCGAGTAGCACACACTTCTCATTATGCTGCTGAAGCTGGTCATCTATGCCTCTTGCCACCACATCCCTAGGAGCAAGCTCAGCTCTTTCATTATACAGGGGCATGAACCGTTCCATGCCCAAGTTGTAAAGGATGCCTCCATCACCCCTGACGGCTTCAGTGATGAGAAATGCGTTTTCCCTACGTGTTGGTGGTTTGATGGGGAGGCCTTCATCAGCCAAGGCAGTTGGGTGGAACTGAACAAACCTGCCAAAAATAGTGATACAACAATTTTTATAACTACTGGAAAAATAAAACAGCCTTGGTATGTTGTTTACGAGTAGACTGAATTATGTACCATATAAACTAGAAACAGAAACATCATTCCATCTCCAGTGGTTTTCACAATATGACTATGTAAGAAATAATGAGAACTAAAAGGAAATTTGATTTCTGAAAGTAAACTTACTCCATATTAGTAATCACTGCTTCAGCTCGGTGGGCCATAGCCATTCCATCTCCAAAGGCCACCTATAAAAGCAGGAAAATATGATGAACAAGGTGGAggtgaaatcttattttttttcctcatagGAAGCTGCATCTACTAATTCCCAATTATGATGAATAAAGAAAAGATGTATCTCTAAGTTCAGTAGAAAAGCCCAAAGAGAAGTCTAAGTTTATCCCATAAGAAAAAGTTTTCCTCTCCCTATGGTCTTCAAATGTCCTTCAATTTTTCTCCAGGCAAACAACTCCAAAAATAGTAATCACTGCACAGCCCACATCAATTGGGAAGCCAACAAGCCTTTAACATAACTTCAAAACATTTGGGCAATGcaaaaaattattgtcaacACTCTCAGATTCTTACACAGACAACATAGAAGTGAAAAACCAACTTCTGTCCTCCTTATTTTATGTGAATGAAAACAATTGAGTGGCAATATACTTACTATCAATCTGTGAAAATTTGAGAGAACAAAACCTATTTACACATTCACTTGATCAATACATGTTCATTATTTTCAGGTGCCAAATTCTAGAATTTATAATAACAAATGCAGgtgataaaattttcttttgaagttACAGGAACAGAAAGAATTATACATACTGACAGAAACCAGGATTCATAACAGAAATTACTAAACATACAATACTGGAGGATTTGTTGGTGACAGATAGATATGCCCAACCCTGCCTGATGCTAGTAAGGTCACCTTTGAGATAAATCGTATAACCTGATGTTGTGACAAAGGTAAAGCATCAGAACATGATGTGAAGTTGCTTTGCAAGCTGCTGCCAAAATAAAATGCTAGAAGAGAACAAGCAAGCTTGTTATCACCTCTTCTGTTTCAGTATTTAAAGTGTCAACACCATGGCAAACTGTGTTAAGACCATCCTACAATGTCAAACACAATTAATTTCAGTATCTAGCTACACTGGTGAATGAAGCCACAATGTCAAATCTAAATTTAACCAGACTTGATGAAAAATTTCGGTATATTTTGCTCCTAAAATGTTCTGACAGGGTACAGAATATATGCTACAAAAAAGCTATGCATCTTCTTAAATATCATTCAACATACCCATCCAAGGGCTGTGAAGCACAATGCAAAACttagcaattaaaattaataggaaCCTGAGAAGTTAGCAGATCTATTGCAAAGTGGTGTTCAAAAACAGAGATATTGGGGTTATTGACAACTGCTTCTAGCAGAGCCCGCTCAATCTCCCTTCCAGTCACATCAGCTGCATGAACAATTCTAAGATGGGAGTGGCCCCCCTCCCTTGCCAAGTGCAAGTTTCCATCTTCCCCATGATCAAAGGATGCACCTATAGCAATCAATTCTCTAATTCTATCAGGCCCTTCCGTACAGATAACCTGGACAAAGTATTACCAAAACTGTAAAGACTTAACAACTAAGCAGCTGGAAATTTCAGATTACTATCAAATagttgttttgtcaataaattaacAAACACTTGGGTACAACCTTGCAGGTTCTACTTTCTCAACAAGTCATCATTTACTGACTAACTTTTGTATGCTAAATCTATGTCATTGTCCATCTATTTACACAAGGAAATTCACGTTAGTTATGTAAAATAGTTTAACAACTGTTGAGTACAGAGAGGTATAAGGCACAGAACATCACTCCAATTTCTTTCTTGGAGATAGTGAATTTTAATCTCATGACCTTCAAATAGAAGATAGCCTGCCATTCAAATTTACATTTTAGTGCCTCAACAATTATGTGATGTTAAATCATAATTGACAAACAAATGATACTATGCAGCAATATTATTTGTACTGGAAGTCACTCTAACAGTCTCCTCATCACATAGGTAAGCCCCTGCTACTACGGTGTCCCGCATGTGACTCTCCACAGAATCTGATGGGCACAACACAGCACTAACACCACCTTGGGTATAGTTCGTGTTGCTTTCATGAGGCTCTGCTTTTGTAGTCACAGCAACAGATCCCTGTTTGGCAACTTGAAGAGCATAGCGGAGACCAGCAACTCCACTTCGAATGACAGCAAAATCAAAATACGTTGTGGAAGCATCTCTCAAACAAGCTGATACAGAGACAGTTTTCAAGGACTTCCATCGCTCATTCACAtgagattgaaaaaaattacactTCTGGGACAGCAAAAATTTGGATACTTCATATGACCTGGAAGATTTTACAATAATACACATAGGTTAAAAGCATAAATATGAAATAGCCTTTTTCTCCCGGAGCAACAGATAGAACATAGTTAAGACATGTCGATTATATTGTATGAATACAAATTAAGAGATCTTCTCTACAATTTCTTTATGTGGCAATTCTCTTCAGAACCATACATTGCTAAAATTGAATGTTTGTATATGTGGTTATCATTCGGAAtgtatgttttttaaaattaaccaatAAAATTCTGATAGCCAGGAAACTTCATGCCCTTGACAGAATGTAAAATTCCAATGAACTCTAGGAAGCCTTCGAACAAGAATTCAGGGAAACTTTTTTCttgaagattattaaaaaaaacccaaagAAACTGAGTTTAGTGTTCAAAGACATCAAAATGAATTATATGCACCAATTTAATTCTTAAaccattgttttttttaaatcaaataccATGATCGCTCTCTCTGAACGCATCCATTAAGTGTCACAATTGAAATCGAAGAAGCTTGCTTGCAACCTTGACCATTGAAGCCAATCATTCCAAAAGGCAGATTGCCACTTCCAGCAGCCATACCAATTGTCATTGTTATCTTTCTACAGAAACATTAAGAACTAGAAATTAGAACAAAATCACGACGACTCAAAAGAATGAGAATTAAATCACAAAAACTCTAAAGAAatctttatatattcaaattaaatatacataattttgttgatatttaattatgtattaaaaaatatgtgaatATAATTTCATTACTTATTTTAACTTATGACACGTTTAACTACAATTTTAACTTATGACACGTTTAACTACAACCACTTTAGGGGAAAATTCCTAATATTTTCCCATCTTCATTTTCAAGTCATCATCTTGCAAAAACAAtgaagagattttgaaaggccaaaggactatgtcccacccaaatttaGCTGTTTTTTCAAAGCTACATCTATAAggttaaaaaaactaaaaatctcaTCTATCTGTTTAAAATCTCagttaaggttaaaaataaaatcattatttaatcaaaaaaattttagaaactattttttattactttcacccccttagtttgaaaatcttaaattcccCCCACTCAacgtttgaaaatttaatatttctctCTTAAAGTTTAGAAATTATCATCGAAGATAGTAAACTTCGCCATCTCCAGCTATAGTTtgtaaaccctagggggaaaaggttgatttttcaaactttgggtatgggagaaattatgagattttcaaactaagggGGTAAAcgaataaaactttagttttttaaaattttttattaaataatgattttatctctaaccttaattgagattttaaatgaattgaCGAGACTTTTGGCTTTCAAACTCTATAGGTATGACTTTGAAAATACACCTAAACTTAGATAGGAAATAGTCTTTGGGCcattttgaaaatactaaaacaaaatggaattATCCTTCGGGGAATCCAAGGCTAATCTAAGTGAGTGTCCACATTGGATGGACCATAACATTTTTGACAAGACATTTTGCAATTGGCCAAGTGACTATGtcttacccaaagtttgatgtaaacttaatttttcacttattaattatcgaaaatctaaatatttatc
This Mangifera indica cultivar Alphonso unplaced genomic scaffold, CATAS_Mindica_2.1 Un_0022, whole genome shotgun sequence DNA region includes the following protein-coding sequences:
- the LOC123206036 gene encoding GDSL esterase/lipase At3g27950-like, with translation MNSIKLIFMLIILVLALLGGASSKRCQFPAIYNFGDSNSDTGGISASMSPVNPPYGETFFGHPAGRFCDGRLIIDFIAENLKLPYLSAYLDSIGTNFRHGANFATGGSSIRPGGYSPFHLAIQITQFIQFKSRTVALYNKLSSNRTASPLKGILPRPSDFSKALYTIDIGQNDLAYGFQHTDEENVRASIPDILNQFSQAVHQLYKEGARFFWIHNTGPIGCLPYSVIYDKLKPANLDQSGCVKPQNEIAQEFNRQLKNKISQLRQQLPHAAITHVDVYSVKYALISNAKNQGFVEPMNFCCGSYYRYHINCGNEAIVNGTVYGNPCHHPSRHISWDGIHYSQAANLWVANHILMGSFSDPSISIDQVCLHPTNM
- the LOC123206021 gene encoding LOW QUALITY PROTEIN: L-aspartate oxidase, chloroplastic-like (The sequence of the model RefSeq protein was modified relative to this genomic sequence to represent the inferred CDS: inserted 2 bases in 1 codon), which encodes MRLKFTISKKEIGVMFCALYLSVICTEGPDRIRELIAIGASFDHGEDGNLHLAREGGHSHLRIVHAADVTGREIERALLEAVVNNPNISVFEHHFAIDLLTSQDGLNTVCHGVDTLNTETEEVIRFISKVTLLASGRVGHIYLSPTNPPVAFGDGMAMAHRAEAVITNMEFVQFHPTALADEGLPIKPPTRRENAFLITEAVRGDGGILYNLGMERFMPLYNERAELAPRDVVARGIDDQLQQHNEKCVLLDISHKPGEKILSHFPNIAAECLKYGPDITCHPILVIPAAHYMCGGVQAGLXLYVAGELACTGLHGANQHASNSLLEALVFARRTVQPSIDHMKSSSLDLISLSYWTCPIVPKSLGSNIMHNILRKTREVREELQSIMWKHVGIVRSTARLNSAEKKIAHLEAKWESYLFEQGWKQTMVGLEACEMRNFFCCAKLVVSSALARQESRGLHYTTDFPHVEESKRLPTIIFPSPVNSTWSSRQLRKLPVC
- the LOC123206022 gene encoding L-aspartate oxidase, chloroplastic-like; the protein is MTIGMAAGSGNLPFGMIGFNGQGCKQASSISIVTLNGCVQRERSWSYEVSKFLLSQKCNFFQSHVNERWKSLKTVSVSACLRDASTTYFDFAVIRSGVAGLRYALQVAKQGSVAVTTKAEPHESNTNYTQGGVSAVLCPSDSVESHMRDTVVAGAYLCDEETVRVTSSTNNIAA
- the LOC123206032 gene encoding protein KINESIN LIGHT CHAIN-RELATED 2-like, which gives rise to MPGLAMDALNGESGGVSGVEESNGSYRVYKDGYLQPRSPRSPLSPQSPRSDSIDLAIDGIFETSIEQLYHNVCEMQSSDLSPSSASYGSYGEESRIDSELRHLVGDIIGKEEMMKEMAVEVENKEESDGGCSEFTPKKVNGPTDKRIAKGKKQSANRKQKSSKERPSTDKRNERNIRKPTNAFSMKKQRQNLLEDLEATLDNPDLGPFLLKQTRDMIYTGENLQKALESVTRAMKSFEVCANEKPNLEQVMCLHVMSAIYCSLGQYNEAIPILERSIEIPVMEDGLDHALAKFAGCMQLGDTYAMLGQMENSILCYTAGLEIQRQVLGETDHRVGETCRYVAEAHIQALQFDEAEKLCQMALDIHRENGSPASIEEAADRRLMGLICDSKGDYEAALEHYVLASMAMAANNHEIDVASIDCSIGDAYLSLARFDEAIFSYQKALTVFKSAKGENHPAVALVFVRLADLYYKIGKLRDSKSYCKNALKIYGRPNPGTPSEEIASGLIDIAAIYQSLNELDRALKLLKKALKIFSNTPGQQSTIAGIEAQMGVMYYMMGNYSDSYNILKSAISKFRASGEKKSALFGIALNQMGLACVQRYSINEAADFFEEARSILEKEYGPYHHDTLGVYSNLAGTYDAMGRLGDAIEILEYVVGMREEKLGTANPDVEDEKRRLAVLLKDAGRVRNRKSRSLVTLLDDTSSEIAKDDEIEVS